From one Haloferax marinisediminis genomic stretch:
- a CDS encoding chemotaxis protein CheC, which produces MTELNQSTTGQHRIDIEKLGVLNYLGELGVSGVESRLGKLAGKSTAVRSEVVKNGFVDESTVDLAFDAEKRLGVRVGLNGVPHGCILVLFPPASAKRAVRMMLADTNEDVADVSNDMAVSSIVELGGMVANGFLDALADTFDQHIATWPPVTRNSELPQIIERAVTDEEDRGLYLETKFHITSHNIDVELYLFPENEVFVEILNRLDMDAVTEGADT; this is translated from the coding sequence ATGACCGAACTGAATCAATCAACGACGGGACAGCACCGAATCGACATCGAAAAACTCGGCGTCTTGAACTACCTCGGCGAGTTGGGCGTCAGTGGTGTCGAATCTCGACTCGGAAAGTTGGCCGGCAAGTCGACGGCCGTCAGGTCAGAAGTCGTCAAGAACGGATTCGTCGACGAATCGACCGTCGATTTGGCGTTCGACGCCGAGAAGCGACTGGGCGTCAGGGTCGGCCTCAACGGCGTTCCGCACGGGTGTATACTCGTGTTGTTCCCGCCAGCGAGTGCGAAGCGCGCCGTCCGAATGATGCTCGCAGACACGAACGAAGACGTGGCCGATGTGTCGAACGACATGGCGGTCAGTTCCATCGTCGAACTCGGCGGGATGGTGGCAAACGGGTTCCTCGACGCGCTCGCCGACACGTTCGACCAGCACATCGCGACGTGGCCGCCGGTGACGCGGAACAGCGAACTGCCACAGATTATCGAGCGAGCAGTCACCGACGAAGAAGACAGAGGTCTGTACCTCGAAACAAAGTTCCACATCACGAGTCACAACATCGACGTCGAACTCTACTTGTTCCCAGAAAACGAGGTGTTCGTAGAGATTCTGAACCGCCTCGACATGGACGCAGTCACCGAGGGGGCTGACACGTGA
- a CDS encoding chemotaxis protein CheC produces the protein MKLNVNALGTFYEMAREGAGLAATRLNSMSEFESRVKVTRLHFTHRSEIRNELDDGSEKVGIRVSMDGELSGTSLLLFDHESALSVAGALVDDVDDEPTNELATSAIVELCHIMNSGFVDGWADVLQAEIDVDAPEYVIGDTAGAFIDEDEFGNMHEELALVFQSQIETTGTEFGFEHYLIPEHESIARLFETQTDDEGIEYEKLAGFDQMAQHGATRVAENLSRMTGIEMDVDIRRINFISLDAIPETVPNEPLVSVAFSFSGTLGGYLLFLFDPESANELVAATVGDSPGGGLGAFEQDAIKELSNVMTSGLLDGWANMLDATIDHSTPAYSHDMGAAVVDPLIVGLSEVQEFAFVFDTRIHAVDREFDVDIYAIPDETDLEAALDRLDARRIDESLSHDVEETEFEAREFDADLVEEIAAGTFEEVEEL, from the coding sequence GTGAAGCTGAACGTCAACGCACTGGGGACCTTCTACGAGATGGCCCGCGAGGGTGCCGGACTCGCGGCCACTCGCCTGAACTCGATGTCGGAGTTCGAGAGTCGTGTGAAAGTGACGCGACTCCACTTCACCCACCGGTCGGAGATCCGCAACGAACTCGATGATGGCTCCGAGAAAGTCGGCATTCGTGTCTCGATGGACGGCGAACTGTCGGGCACCTCCCTCCTGTTGTTCGACCACGAGAGCGCACTCTCCGTCGCCGGAGCGCTCGTCGACGACGTCGACGACGAACCGACCAACGAACTGGCGACGAGCGCCATCGTCGAACTCTGTCACATCATGAACAGCGGATTCGTCGACGGGTGGGCAGACGTCCTGCAGGCCGAAATCGACGTCGACGCCCCCGAGTACGTCATCGGTGATACGGCGGGCGCATTCATCGACGAAGACGAGTTCGGTAACATGCACGAGGAGTTGGCGCTCGTCTTCCAGAGTCAAATCGAGACGACGGGAACCGAGTTCGGATTCGAACACTACCTCATCCCCGAACACGAGTCAATCGCTCGACTGTTCGAGACGCAGACGGACGACGAGGGCATCGAGTACGAGAAACTCGCCGGATTCGACCAGATGGCACAACACGGGGCCACGCGCGTCGCCGAGAACCTCTCGCGGATGACCGGAATCGAGATGGACGTCGATATCCGCCGCATCAACTTCATCTCGCTCGACGCCATCCCAGAGACAGTACCGAACGAACCGCTCGTCAGCGTCGCGTTCAGTTTCAGCGGCACGCTCGGCGGCTATCTCCTGTTCCTGTTCGACCCAGAGTCAGCGAACGAACTCGTCGCGGCCACGGTCGGTGACTCACCCGGCGGCGGGTTGGGTGCGTTCGAACAGGACGCCATCAAAGAGTTGAGCAACGTCATGACGAGCGGTCTACTCGACGGGTGGGCGAACATGCTCGACGCCACCATCGACCACTCGACACCCGCGTACTCACACGACATGGGTGCGGCCGTCGTCGACCCGCTCATCGTCGGCCTGAGTGAAGTCCAGGAGTTCGCGTTCGTCTTCGACACGCGCATCCACGCCGTCGACCGAGAGTTCGACGTCGACATCTACGCGATACCCGACGAGACGGACCTCGAAGCAGCGCTGGACCGCCTCGACGCGAGACGTATCGACGAGTCACTCTCACACGACGTTGAGGAGACGGAGTTCGAAGCACGAGAGTTCGACGCCGACCTCGTCGAAGAGATTGCCGCTGGCACGTTCGAGGAGGTCGAAGAGCTATGA
- a CDS encoding chemotaxis protein CheD, giving the protein MKTFDFGTDEEEATREERLVGVSGYHVTSEGETLIAYGLGACVAIALWDTDSKVGALAHTLLPRQESGLGASSGKYVDAAIQTMLREMVEEGAGYSSIEARLVGGADIFELKALGKGVGKKNASVAREELARLDVPIVAESTGGEHGRTVEFDTATGRLEVTTAHSDDVEVL; this is encoded by the coding sequence ATGAAGACGTTCGACTTCGGCACCGACGAAGAGGAAGCGACTCGCGAAGAACGACTCGTCGGCGTCTCTGGATACCACGTCACGAGCGAGGGTGAGACGCTCATCGCCTACGGGCTCGGGGCGTGTGTCGCAATCGCCCTCTGGGACACCGACAGCAAGGTCGGCGCACTCGCGCACACCCTCTTACCCCGGCAGGAAAGCGGCCTCGGTGCCTCTTCAGGAAAGTACGTCGATGCCGCCATCCAGACCATGCTCCGCGAGATGGTCGAAGAAGGTGCAGGCTACTCGTCTATCGAAGCACGACTCGTCGGCGGCGCGGACATCTTCGAACTGAAGGCTCTCGGCAAGGGCGTCGGTAAGAAGAACGCCTCCGTCGCTCGCGAAGAGTTGGCGAGACTCGACGTCCCAATCGTCGCCGAGTCCACCGGTGGCGAACACGGGCGAACCGTCGAATTCGACACGGCAACCGGGCGACTCGAAGTCACGACCGCCCACTCCGACGACGTCGAAGTGCTGTAG
- a CDS encoding OsmC family protein: MSIETRPQTISFDISAQADSPTQTRVSTRGFEFVVDEPEHLGGTDVGPNPVEYLLGALAGCLNVTAHLVAREMELDIQNLTIDIEGDLDPAKFMGLSDDARAGYEEIRVDVSADVDASDETIRTWLSTVEERCPVSDNLVNSTPLALSFTFQ; the protein is encoded by the coding sequence ATGTCCATAGAAACTCGCCCACAAACCATCTCCTTCGACATCAGCGCACAAGCCGACTCCCCCACCCAGACCCGCGTCTCGACCCGTGGCTTCGAGTTCGTCGTCGACGAGCCCGAACACCTCGGTGGGACTGACGTCGGACCGAACCCCGTCGAGTACCTCCTCGGCGCACTCGCGGGGTGCCTGAACGTCACCGCCCACCTCGTTGCCCGAGAGATGGAACTCGATATTCAGAACCTCACAATCGACATAGAGGGTGACCTCGACCCCGCGAAGTTCATGGGACTGAGCGACGACGCGCGCGCCGGATACGAAGAGATTCGTGTCGACGTCTCGGCCGACGTGGACGCGTCCGACGAGACGATTCGAACGTGGCTCTCGACGGTCGAAGAGCGCTGCCCGGTCAGCGACAACCTCGTCAACTCGACGCCGCTCGCACTCTCTTTCACGTTCCAATAG
- a CDS encoding pyridoxal phosphate-dependent aminotransferase, with protein MDPSSVPDVDPVTHGGTADHSLVDFSLGSNPDRPPGLAGVYESSFSSSRRYSLDDYSEFRVAAADYVGCNPDEVVPAAGVIEALRLALGVTVSPGDTVAIPAPCCGEYAREIRLQGGEPVHVPYDRIFEEVDPAEHAVVILSHPSNPMGSAYPTQDLRVFIDACRRAGTPLVVDESFLGFTRLPSTAGLDGVITLHSVTNVFGVPSLRAGFAAATGEVCEKLKRARCTWVLSSPAVEAATYCLKQDSFLESTRDRIERERPRMVAELESFGYDVSPADSSLILFRADDVDRVLDETRKRGFAVRDARYYQGLDSHVRINVRRPHENDALLDALAEAI; from the coding sequence ATGGACCCCAGTTCGGTTCCCGACGTTGACCCGGTAACGCACGGCGGGACCGCCGACCACTCCCTCGTAGATTTCAGTCTGGGGTCGAACCCAGACAGACCTCCTGGTCTCGCAGGTGTCTACGAATCTTCGTTTTCGTCCTCCCGTCGCTACTCGCTGGACGACTACTCGGAGTTCCGCGTCGCCGCCGCCGACTACGTGGGATGCAACCCCGACGAAGTCGTCCCCGCAGCAGGCGTCATCGAAGCGCTCCGACTCGCACTCGGCGTGACCGTCTCACCCGGGGATACCGTCGCAATTCCGGCACCGTGTTGCGGCGAGTACGCTCGCGAAATCCGCCTGCAGGGGGGTGAACCAGTTCACGTCCCGTACGACCGAATATTCGAGGAGGTCGACCCCGCCGAACACGCGGTGGTGATTCTCAGTCACCCCAGTAACCCGATGGGGTCGGCGTACCCGACACAGGACCTCCGCGTGTTCATCGATGCATGTCGGCGTGCCGGCACGCCACTCGTCGTCGACGAGTCGTTTCTCGGATTCACGCGCCTCCCGAGCACCGCCGGCCTCGACGGCGTCATCACACTCCACTCGGTGACGAACGTCTTCGGCGTGCCGTCACTTCGCGCTGGGTTCGCTGCGGCAACCGGCGAAGTCTGTGAAAAACTCAAGCGTGCTCGGTGTACGTGGGTGCTGTCGTCACCTGCTGTCGAGGCGGCAACCTACTGTCTCAAACAGGACTCTTTCCTCGAATCCACCCGCGACCGAATCGAACGGGAGCGTCCACGGATGGTCGCCGAACTGGAGTCGTTCGGGTACGACGTCTCACCGGCCGACAGTTCGCTCATCTTGTTCCGAGCAGACGACGTCGACCGCGTCCTCGACGAAACCCGGAAACGCGGATTCGCGGTTCGTGACGCCCGATACTATCAGGGACTCGATTCCCACGTTCGCATCAACGTCCGCCGCCCACACGAAAACGACGCACTTCTAGACGCACTCGCCGAAGCAATCTGA
- a CDS encoding adenosylcobinamide amidohydrolase — protein sequence MFEVTRRDGVCRLYRPETRWLSTGYAGGESHGSVAYNVSVPKGWPETDLDTYIERRRAAAGFDEAGPTLLTGVDQAHARRAQFGPVEAVVTAGVSNPAALPTEFEGGDTATDCDGSLEQTGGPSSPAGGEDEHVGTVNVVVGTTRSLEPGALANLVAVAAEAKAATLLSRCGSPGTTTDAVIAACDPAGEPEAFSGSATTVGHASRVCVRDAVLASLDSRYATTPIPRGVEAAQFGVVADERATVSQVQIH from the coding sequence ATGTTTGAGGTCACCCGTCGCGATGGTGTCTGTCGACTCTATCGCCCGGAGACACGATGGCTCTCGACAGGGTACGCCGGCGGAGAGTCACACGGCTCAGTCGCGTACAACGTGAGTGTCCCCAAAGGCTGGCCCGAGACTGACCTCGATACGTACATCGAACGCCGTCGTGCTGCTGCTGGGTTCGACGAGGCCGGCCCGACACTGCTGACGGGCGTCGACCAAGCGCACGCTCGTCGTGCCCAGTTTGGCCCAGTCGAGGCCGTCGTCACTGCTGGGGTGTCCAACCCGGCCGCACTGCCAACCGAGTTCGAGGGCGGAGATACGGCGACCGACTGTGATGGTAGCCTCGAACAGACTGGTGGGCCGTCGTCTCCTGCTGGCGGCGAAGACGAGCACGTCGGAACAGTGAACGTCGTCGTCGGAACGACACGGTCGTTGGAACCGGGTGCGCTGGCGAACCTCGTCGCAGTGGCCGCCGAAGCCAAAGCAGCGACGCTTCTGTCACGGTGTGGGTCGCCGGGCACGACGACAGATGCCGTTATCGCCGCGTGTGACCCCGCTGGCGAACCGGAGGCGTTCTCCGGGAGTGCGACCACGGTCGGACACGCGTCGCGTGTCTGTGTGCGTGATGCGGTGTTAGCCAGTCTCGACTCTCGATACGCGACGACACCGATTCCCCGGGGTGTCGAAGCCGCGCAGTTTGGTGTCGTCGCCGACGAGCGTGCGACCGTTTCTCAAGTGCAAATCCATTAG
- the cobD gene encoding threonine-phosphate decarboxylase CobD: MDPDSVARTARVPHGGTTDETVLDFSANTNPDRPDGVDDVYASALAAATRYPDDDYADFRAAAAEYVECDPESVVPTAGGLEALRLAFEVTLGPGDSALVPEPSFGEYDREIRLQGADPVAVAPDEILDVDPRPHDVAVVCTPNNPTGELADTERLRAFAARCRESDTVLVVDEAFLDFTDAPSLAGEPGVVVARSLTKMFGLPGIRAGFAVATGDLGARLAVARRSWSLSTPAAAVGAYCMRQTDFVEDTRTRVARERERLADSLSEQFDVVPSDAPFLLLDVGDRDVRSVVETARKRGVAIRDATTFPTLDSHVRVAVKHPDENDELLRALADV, from the coding sequence ATGGACCCTGACTCTGTCGCCCGAACGGCGCGCGTCCCTCACGGCGGGACGACCGACGAGACGGTGCTCGACTTCAGCGCGAACACCAACCCTGACCGACCAGACGGCGTCGACGACGTGTACGCGTCGGCACTCGCTGCCGCGACGCGGTACCCCGACGACGACTACGCAGACTTTCGAGCGGCAGCCGCCGAGTACGTCGAATGCGACCCTGAATCGGTCGTCCCGACTGCCGGCGGCCTCGAAGCCCTGCGACTCGCCTTCGAAGTTACACTCGGCCCCGGCGACTCGGCGCTCGTCCCCGAACCGAGTTTCGGTGAGTACGACCGTGAGATTCGTCTTCAGGGGGCCGACCCCGTCGCCGTCGCTCCCGACGAGATTCTCGATGTCGACCCGCGTCCACACGACGTTGCCGTCGTCTGCACGCCCAACAACCCGACGGGAGAACTCGCCGATACCGAGCGACTCCGTGCGTTTGCAGCTCGGTGCCGCGAGTCGGACACGGTTCTCGTCGTCGACGAAGCATTCCTCGACTTCACGGATGCACCCAGTCTCGCGGGCGAACCCGGCGTCGTCGTCGCTCGCTCGCTGACCAAGATGTTCGGCCTCCCTGGTATCCGGGCCGGATTCGCCGTCGCCACCGGCGACCTCGGTGCGCGTCTCGCTGTCGCCCGGCGTTCGTGGTCGCTTTCGACTCCCGCGGCCGCGGTCGGTGCCTACTGTATGCGACAGACGGACTTCGTCGAAGACACACGCACCCGCGTCGCACGCGAACGTGAGCGACTCGCCGACTCACTGTCGGAGCAGTTCGACGTGGTTCCGTCAGATGCACCGTTTCTCCTCCTCGACGTGGGTGACCGAGACGTGCGTTCGGTGGTCGAGACGGCCCGCAAACGCGGCGTCGCCATTCGCGACGCAACGACGTTCCCGACACTCGATTCCCACGTCCGAGTCGCCGTGAAACACCCAGACGAGAACGACGAACTCCTCCGCGCACTCGCCGATGTTTGA
- a CDS encoding nicotinate-nucleotide--dimethylbenzimidazole phosphoribosyltransferase, which produces MRVVLVAGTTATAKIPGISAAGADPSVVDHTPSADAEIIEYGQTVRSPVTPVSPTGCPTPAAITRSVRELTGFEVLVVDAGLAEPTAAPTMDVGAKPGRDVREPEPVPTAPGAFEAARQVGSALPDDELVIGETVPGGTTTALAVFRALGETFPVSSSLPENPTSLKEDVVAEALDASGFSPGDAAHKPELAARYLGDPVLPVVAGLTVGALEAGIDVTLGGGTQLLAAAALVRHAGAVGDLTLATTSYLADDVPELETAAAELDVDVVVTDPGFETHPLDRYAAGEAKEGAGMGGALMLADRMGVLDDVEAATLDVLSRLDPQAVDEVEDGR; this is translated from the coding sequence ATGCGAGTAGTTCTCGTCGCCGGGACGACGGCAACAGCGAAGATTCCCGGTATCAGCGCCGCCGGCGCCGACCCGTCGGTCGTAGACCACACGCCGAGCGCCGACGCCGAGATTATCGAGTACGGGCAGACGGTTCGCTCGCCCGTGACGCCCGTCAGCCCGACTGGGTGTCCGACACCTGCCGCAATCACCCGCTCGGTCCGCGAACTCACCGGATTCGAGGTTCTCGTCGTCGACGCGGGCCTCGCCGAACCGACCGCTGCACCGACGATGGACGTGGGTGCGAAACCCGGTCGCGACGTCCGAGAACCCGAACCTGTCCCGACCGCACCGGGTGCATTCGAGGCCGCCCGGCAGGTCGGGTCGGCGCTCCCTGACGACGAACTCGTCATCGGCGAGACGGTCCCCGGCGGGACGACGACTGCGCTCGCGGTGTTCCGCGCCCTCGGAGAGACGTTCCCCGTCTCGTCGTCGCTCCCAGAGAACCCGACGAGCCTCAAAGAAGACGTCGTCGCCGAAGCGTTGGACGCGAGCGGATTCTCGCCCGGCGATGCCGCCCACAAACCAGAACTCGCCGCACGATATCTCGGCGACCCAGTCCTCCCGGTTGTCGCTGGCCTGACCGTCGGCGCACTCGAAGCGGGCATCGACGTGACACTCGGCGGCGGGACCCAACTGCTCGCGGCGGCAGCACTCGTCCGACACGCCGGTGCAGTCGGTGACCTGACGCTCGCGACGACGTCGTACCTCGCCGACGACGTTCCCGAACTCGAAACTGCGGCCGCCGAACTCGACGTCGACGTGGTCGTCACCGACCCCGGATTCGAGACGCACCCGCTCGACCGATACGCCGCCGGCGAGGCCAAGGAGGGAGCGGGAATGGGCGGTGCGCTCATGCTCGCCGACCGGATGGGCGTCCTCGACGACGTGGAAGCAGCGACGCTCGACGTGCTCTCGCGGTTGGACCCGCAAGCTGTCGACGAGGTCGAAGATGGCCGCTGA
- a CDS encoding NTP transferase domain-containing protein produces the protein MCGGRGTRLGAPVEKPLVEVCGRPMLDHVVEALQQSRVETIYAVTSPHTPETRTRASNLELHCIDAPGDGYVSDLGYALDRVLRPVVTVVADLPLLLPDHVDAVVEAAEGGSLTVCVPVARKRSLGSSVDESLVFDYRGTPVCPAGLGVVGADSAQPDESATEHTDEATSEHTDDSDTDSTVYLTTDSRLALNVNRPTDIELAEGGCE, from the coding sequence ATGTGCGGCGGCCGTGGAACTCGTCTCGGTGCTCCGGTCGAAAAACCGCTCGTCGAGGTGTGCGGCCGACCCATGCTGGACCACGTCGTCGAGGCACTCCAGCAGTCCCGAGTAGAAACAATCTACGCAGTGACTTCTCCGCATACGCCCGAGACGCGAACGCGTGCGAGCAACCTCGAATTACACTGCATCGACGCACCGGGTGACGGATACGTCTCCGACCTCGGCTATGCGCTGGACCGTGTCTTACGTCCGGTCGTGACCGTCGTCGCCGACCTCCCGCTGTTGCTCCCCGACCACGTCGATGCGGTAGTGGAGGCCGCCGAGGGCGGGTCACTCACGGTGTGTGTCCCAGTCGCCCGAAAACGCTCACTCGGCAGCAGCGTCGACGAATCACTCGTCTTCGACTACCGCGGCACCCCAGTCTGTCCGGCCGGACTGGGTGTCGTTGGCGCCGACTCGGCACAGCCTGACGAATCAGCAACCGAACACACTGACGAAGCAACTTCCGAACACACCGACGATTCAGACACAGATTCGACCGTGTACCTCACAACCGATTCCCGATTGGCACTCAACGTGAACCGTCCGACAGATATCGAACTCGCGGAGGGCGGATGCGAGTAG
- the cobS gene encoding adenosylcobinamide-GDP ribazoletransferase, with translation MVLSAVRGGLGFLTRLPVGGGESEWDAFRRAPVVFPLVGYVVGGLAALPLLLPLPIPTVAALYLVTIYLVTGVTHADGLADLGDAAVVHGDAERRLSVLKDSQTGVGGLLALGLTLVVLALGAFGLAGAGGRLAVTAGVAIALAAEVGAKAGMATLVCLGDPAHEGLGSALVGENGPSGLLAVAVACIPVVALAPATGGPAVVAALVCGPVVALLVRSWGRQRLGGVSGDLLGATNELARATAIHVGVVTWTLL, from the coding sequence GTGGTTCTGAGCGCGGTCCGCGGTGGACTGGGCTTTCTCACTCGACTCCCCGTCGGCGGTGGCGAGTCAGAGTGGGACGCTTTCAGACGAGCACCCGTCGTGTTTCCACTCGTTGGCTACGTGGTCGGCGGACTCGCTGCGCTTCCACTGCTTCTCCCACTTCCGATTCCGACGGTGGCGGCGCTCTATCTCGTCACCATCTACCTCGTGACGGGCGTCACCCACGCAGACGGGCTCGCTGACCTCGGCGATGCGGCCGTCGTTCACGGTGACGCCGAACGCCGCCTCTCGGTCCTGAAGGACTCGCAGACGGGTGTCGGTGGGCTTCTCGCGCTCGGACTGACACTCGTTGTCCTCGCACTCGGGGCGTTCGGTCTCGCCGGCGCAGGTGGTCGTCTCGCAGTGACGGCCGGCGTCGCGATCGCGCTCGCGGCAGAAGTAGGCGCAAAGGCGGGGATGGCGACTCTCGTCTGTCTCGGCGACCCAGCACACGAGGGCCTCGGGTCCGCACTGGTCGGCGAAAACGGCCCCTCAGGGCTTCTCGCCGTCGCCGTCGCTTGCATTCCGGTGGTCGCACTCGCACCGGCCACTGGCGGTCCTGCCGTCGTCGCTGCGCTCGTCTGCGGTCCCGTCGTCGCTCTACTCGTTCGCTCGTGGGGGCGACAGCGCCTCGGGGGCGTCTCGGGTGACCTGCTCGGCGCGACGAACGAACTTGCTCGGGCGACGGCGATTCACGTGGGGGTGGTCACGTGGACGCTCTTGTGA
- a CDS encoding CobD/CbiB family cobalamin biosynthesis protein: MPVTAAVAVAVAAALDRLVAEPPARVHPVALFGRLVAPFDREWSHPVAVGAVAALTLPVLAGSVAAGATWGMSLVSLWAGVAVAALVLFSTTSLQMLLDVTETVVTATATDVETARSELRALAGRDPSSLSAAEIRSAAVESAAENLADGLVAPLVAFALLAPVSLPLAAGAAAWVKAVNTLDSMLGYHHKPVGRVPARLDDVVMWLPARVSAVLLALAAGSPNVVTRVGSLARRPASPNSGWPMATLAVLLGTRLEKRGHYLLDAGADFPDVETATRGVGLVSRAGLVAFALTGVVAWF; the protein is encoded by the coding sequence GTGCCCGTGACTGCTGCAGTCGCCGTCGCCGTCGCTGCAGCGCTCGACCGATTGGTTGCAGAACCACCAGCACGGGTTCACCCGGTCGCACTGTTCGGGCGCCTCGTCGCCCCGTTCGACCGTGAGTGGTCGCACCCCGTTGCAGTCGGTGCAGTTGCCGCGCTCACGCTCCCTGTCCTCGCTGGCAGCGTCGCTGCCGGTGCAACGTGGGGGATGTCACTCGTCTCCCTGTGGGCTGGCGTTGCTGTCGCCGCACTGGTCCTCTTTTCGACGACGAGTTTGCAGATGTTGCTCGACGTAACGGAGACTGTCGTCACCGCAACCGCAACCGACGTCGAGACGGCCCGGTCGGAACTCCGTGCGCTCGCCGGACGCGACCCGTCGTCGCTCTCTGCGGCCGAGATTCGCAGTGCTGCGGTCGAGAGTGCGGCCGAGAACCTCGCCGACGGACTGGTCGCGCCGCTGGTCGCGTTTGCGCTCCTCGCACCTGTTTCGCTTCCACTCGCGGCGGGTGCGGCGGCGTGGGTGAAGGCCGTGAACACTCTCGACTCGATGCTCGGGTACCACCACAAACCAGTCGGGCGCGTCCCTGCACGCCTCGACGACGTGGTGATGTGGCTTCCGGCGCGCGTCTCTGCCGTCTTACTCGCACTCGCTGCGGGGTCACCGAATGTGGTCACACGAGTCGGGTCGCTCGCTCGTCGCCCAGCCTCACCCAACTCTGGGTGGCCGATGGCGACGCTCGCGGTGCTTCTCGGGACGCGACTGGAGAAACGGGGTCATTACCTGTTAGACGCCGGTGCCGACTTCCCGGACGTCGAAACGGCCACACGTGGCGTCGGCCTCGTCTCTCGGGCTGGGCTCGTCGCCTTCGCCCTCACGGGGGTGGTCGCGTGGTTCTGA
- a CDS encoding HAD family hydrolase → MAVTFDLFGTLVDVDYPVDPGAAVADALREYGVAVPDDWDDAYREVHIDAPEGAEVPLPAHVAAALRSRGVDAPNNAARRAVITAFDPEVTTRPGAVEAVEAAREVGPVGLLSNCSVPELVPRSLIRSDFDWHGFDAITSSVACGWRKPHPQAFEAAARNLDVDPSELVHVGDDPDTDGGVEGVGGRFVNLRETTLEELTSRLRGGRDPCP, encoded by the coding sequence GTGGCAGTCACGTTCGACCTCTTTGGTACGCTCGTCGATGTCGACTATCCCGTCGACCCAGGTGCGGCAGTCGCTGATGCGCTCCGTGAGTACGGTGTCGCCGTCCCTGACGACTGGGACGACGCGTACCGCGAGGTACACATCGACGCTCCCGAGGGCGCGGAAGTTCCGCTCCCCGCCCACGTTGCGGCGGCGCTCCGGTCACGCGGTGTCGATGCTCCCAACAACGCCGCCCGTCGGGCAGTCATCACGGCGTTCGACCCCGAGGTGACGACGCGCCCCGGCGCCGTCGAGGCAGTCGAGGCCGCTCGTGAGGTCGGTCCGGTCGGCCTCCTCTCGAACTGTTCGGTCCCAGAACTCGTCCCACGGTCGCTCATCCGGTCGGACTTCGACTGGCACGGATTCGATGCGATTACGTCCAGCGTCGCCTGTGGGTGGCGAAAACCCCATCCGCAAGCTTTCGAGGCAGCCGCTCGCAACCTCGACGTCGACCCATCCGAACTGGTTCACGTCGGTGACGACCCGGACACCGACGGCGGTGTCGAGGGCGTCGGCGGGCGGTTCGTAAACCTCCGAGAGACGACGCTCGAGGAACTCACGAGCCGGTTACGGGGCGGGAGGGACCCGTGCCCGTGA